In Aquimarina sp. TRL1, a single window of DNA contains:
- a CDS encoding chloramphenicol acetyltransferase, with product MKIIDISTWKRKEHFEFYKSFDEPFFGLVSEVDCSKAYRYSKNTKSSFYALYLHASISAINEIEEFKCRINEQGTPVYYDTIHAGSVIARNNGTFAFGFIPYDTDLNRFSNSLQKEIKAVHNSEGMRLNKETSRIDMIHYSAIPWSTFSGLTHARNFSVRDSIPKITFGKTYIKDTKVMMPVAVNLHHGLGDGLHIGMFLESFQNHLNLYT from the coding sequence ATGAAAATAATAGATATTTCCACCTGGAAGCGAAAAGAACATTTTGAATTTTATAAGTCATTCGATGAACCATTTTTTGGGCTTGTTTCAGAAGTGGATTGCTCAAAAGCATACCGGTATTCTAAAAATACGAAAAGTTCCTTTTATGCACTATATCTGCATGCATCAATATCGGCTATAAATGAGATTGAAGAATTTAAGTGCAGAATTAATGAACAGGGAACTCCTGTATATTATGACACTATTCATGCAGGTTCAGTGATCGCAAGAAATAATGGAACATTTGCTTTTGGATTTATTCCTTATGATACAGACCTGAATAGATTTTCAAACTCCTTACAAAAGGAAATCAAAGCGGTGCACAACTCAGAAGGAATGCGATTAAATAAAGAAACCTCTCGGATAGATATGATTCATTACTCGGCAATTCCCTGGAGTACCTTTAGCGGATTAACACATGCACGGAACTTCTCAGTTAGAGATTCAATTCCCAAAATAACCTTTGGGAAAACCTATATCAAAGACACAAAAGTTATGATGCCAGTAGCCGTTAATTTACATCATGGATTGGGAGATGGATTACATATAGGAATGTTTTTAGAAAGCTTCCAAAACCACTTAAACCTTTATACATGA
- a CDS encoding LytTR family DNA-binding domain-containing protein, with protein MNTISCIIADDEPIARQILESYIKQVPGLELVGVCKDAFEVIDILSKKEVSLLFLDINMPKLSGISLLKTMLNRPEVIITTAYPEYALEGFELSVTDYLLKPFSLERFIQAIVKVQQKQQVALPREEKQFVEKKEAAIFIKSDKKIIRLLIDDIVYIEAYGNYIKIFSDRMILSPQTLSDFLAKLPEEYFIRIHKSYIINIHKLQQIEGNQLLMNDGSALPVSKSYKKILLQKIEENS; from the coding sequence ATGAATACTATTTCTTGTATAATAGCAGATGATGAGCCTATAGCGAGACAAATTCTGGAGAGCTATATAAAGCAAGTTCCCGGGCTAGAACTGGTAGGTGTTTGTAAAGATGCTTTTGAGGTGATAGACATTTTGTCAAAAAAAGAAGTCTCTCTTCTCTTTTTGGATATTAATATGCCAAAACTATCGGGTATAAGCTTGTTAAAAACAATGTTGAACCGCCCCGAAGTAATTATTACTACAGCTTATCCGGAATATGCGTTAGAAGGATTCGAACTGTCTGTTACGGATTATTTATTAAAACCATTTTCTTTAGAGCGATTTATTCAGGCAATTGTAAAAGTACAACAGAAACAACAAGTAGCTCTCCCTAGGGAAGAAAAACAATTTGTAGAGAAGAAAGAAGCTGCTATTTTTATCAAAAGTGATAAAAAAATCATACGATTGTTGATAGATGATATTGTGTATATAGAAGCATATGGTAATTATATAAAGATTTTTTCTGATCGTATGATTCTTTCACCACAAACATTATCTGATTTTCTTGCCAAATTACCCGAAGAGTATTTTATCCGAATTCATAAATCGTATATTATTAATATTCATAAACTACAACAAATAGAAGGAAATCAGCTGTTAATGAATGATGGGAGTGCTCTTCCGGTTAGTAAATCGTATAAAAAAATACTCCTTCAAAAGATCGAAGAAAACTCCTGA